From a region of the Castanea sativa cultivar Marrone di Chiusa Pesio chromosome 10, ASM4071231v1 genome:
- the LOC142611701 gene encoding uncharacterized protein LOC142611701 isoform X1, producing the protein MDIRECISPTGAPSLTMAPLKFSNKVHEKAQPEKEHGATGQAVESGVDIDLREIYFSIMHFLASGPCQRTFEQFCNELLEYQLLPRRYHAWFSRSGAHSGDGNDDGISFPLSYHNLVERYPHIEKDHLVKLLKQLIVSAAPPLLGKVGGNTPNAADVPTLLGTGSFSLLDCGRNMETKQVKPLQAYLRWPHMQADEVRGLSLREIGGGFTKHHRAPSIRSACYAIAKPSTLVQRMQNKMKLRGHRNAVYCAIFDRSGRYVITGSDDRLVKIWSMDTAFCLASCRGHEGDITDLAVSSNNALVASASNDFVIRVWRLPDGMPISVLRGHTGAVTAIVFSPRPSAIYQLLSSSDDGTCRIWDARYSNLKPRVYMPKPSDILNGKSNGLSSNGPSSSNGPQSHQILCCAYNANGTVFVTGSSDTFARVWSAFKCTQEDLDQPVPELDVLSGHENDVNYVQFSGCAVASKSSMADSLKEENIPKFKNSWFCHDNIVTCSRDGSAIIWVPRPRRSHGKVGRWTRAYHLKVPPPPLPPQPPRGGPRQRFLPTPRGVNMIVWSLDNRFVLAAIMDCRICVWNAVDGSLVHSLTGHTESSYVLDVHPFNPRIAMSAGYDGRTIVWDIWEGTPIWTYEIGRFKLVDGKFSPDGTSIVLSDDVGQIYLLNTGQGESQKDAKLDQFFLGDYRPLIRDSSGNVLDQETQLPPHRRNAQDPLCDSSMMPYPEPYQSMFQKRRLGALGIEWQPSSIKYAVGLDFGPAQDDHMLPLVDLERIIEPLPEFIDAMYWEPENEVISDDTDSEYNVAEENSSEGEHGSISASSSSDPECSAEDSEVEHSHKDSLRRSRRKKHKAEVELMTSSGRRVKKRNLDECHGTISGSNRMKKSRSSRKVSKRKSSKAKIMRPQRVAALNALNMFSQITGTSSDEEDENESENDSSDSELVLQDSDIQSNESDANLQNMQQKCTKEEHSSLDELTDVAKLPASSESQSIVGNKRRLVLKFSLRDSKKHVSPEDTRLKCDNDAGLVNPFSRSQEATQEDRTDQSSIDPMSSFTDIIDVELSQTRNDCMDRVQHGKAEDHLEAYTGDEENTKRWGDVMPRDASTELNANFDVQKENNTEVNGDEKRFGSGSQNLGAARNKDHAYPDGALISESLFESLLPGDRQPKADASAASFNGNFNTDEPKEDAPLRSTKLIIKTKKRIVMDPKTPSKLKFVSAVEDQSSARGVLKPESQLYRDPNLVLKVPEQVEATGRLRHSYSDITMSDAAYGDENTAVNDHHDLETDVIETSTDAIRRTRSMKMKATSREPNAVNRNFKVRRGHTSEGTSRNAENLSLEFSGQLLQRSRSTRYQRGGYNDNEPSFSTRRKPNYSVRKLSWLMLSEHEEGYRYIPQLGDEVVYLRQGHEEFLESSDPREVGNLRSRNRNLSAVEICRVEALDYGSQPGSGESCCKIKLRFVDRSSVGFDKTFKLVLPELIDFPDFVVEKTRYDAAIGRNWTHRDKCLVWWRNPNGEGGKWWEGRITFSKAKSEEFPDSPWERHAVCYRSDSGGNHLHCPWELHDPDNSWEHPHIDDNIRDKLLYYFAKLEQAGNKDSYGIAKLNQAALKSEFCNRFPVPLYPELICSRLKNDYYRSLEAVKHDIRVMLSNAESYFPNSEQVRLKRLSDYFDRKLSKL; encoded by the exons ATGGATATTAGGGAGTGCATATCTCCTACTGGTGCACCTTCTCTTACCATGGCGcctttgaaattttcaaataaggTGCATGAGAAGGCTCAACCTGAAAAAGAACACGGAGCTACTGGTCAGGCTGTTGAGTCTGGAGTTGATATAGACCTTAGAGAAATTTACTTTTCGATTATGCATTTCCTGGCCTCTGGTCCATGCCAGAGGACTTTTGAGCAATTCTGCAATGAACTTTTAGAATATCAACTTCTACCTAGAAGATATCATGCCTGGTTTTCAAGAAGTGGTGCACACAGCGGGGATGGCAATGATGATGGCATCTCTTTTCCGTTGAGCTACCATAATCTAGTGGAGAG GTATCCTCACATTGAGAAGGATCACTTGGTAAAGCTTCTGAAGCAACTAATAGTGAGTGCGGCCCCTCCTTTGCTTGGCAAGGTTGGAGGAAACACTCCCAATGCAGCTGATGTTCCTACATTACTGGGAACTGGTTCCTTTTCGCTTCTGGATT GTGGTAGGAATATGGAAACCAAGCAAGTTAAGCCTTTGCAAGCTTACCTACGATGGCCACACATGCAGGCTGATGAAGTTCGTGGGCTAAGTTTAAGGGAAATTGGAGGAGGATTCACCAAGCATCATCGTGCTCCATCTATTCGCTCTGCATGTTATGCAATTGCTAAACCATCAACCCTGGTGCAAAGGATGCAAAATAAGATGAAGCTAAGGGGGCATCGTAATGCTGTCTATTGTG CCATTTTTGATAGGTCAGGACGATATGTAATCACTGGTTCTGATGATCGTCTTGTCAAGATTTGGTCAATGGATACAGCATTTTGCTTGGCTAGCTGTCGTGGACATGAA GGTGACATTACTGACTTGGCTGTAAGTTCAAACAACGCTTTAGTGGCATCTGCTTCAAATGACTTTGTTATTCGAGTT TGGCGTTTGCCAGATGGAATGCCGATTTCAGTTTTGAGGGGGCATACTGGAGCTGTTACTGCTATTGTATTTAGTCCCAGGCCAAGTGCCATATACCAGCTTTTATC gtCATCGGATGATGGGACTTGTCGAATCTGGGATGCTCGGTATTCCAACCTCAAGCCACGAGTATACATGCCGAAACCTTCAGACATTTTAAATG GGAAGAGCAATGGTCTGTCGAGCAATGGACCCTCCTCAAGTAATGGTCCACAGAGCCATCAGATACTTTGTTGTGCTTACAATGCCAATGGAACTGTTTTTGTTACTGGTAGCTCTGACACTTTTGCAAGG GTTTGGAGTGCTTTTAAATGTACCCAAGAGGACCTGGATCAACCAGTACCTGAGTTGGATGTGTTGTCTGGCCATGAGAATGATGTCAATTATGTGCAATTCAG TGGTTGTGCCGTTGCCTCAAAATCTTCAATGGCCGACTCTTTGAAGGAGGAGAATATTCCAAAGTTCAAAAATTCCTG GTTTTGTCATGACAACATAGTTACCTGTTCTCGTGACGGCAGTGCAATTATTTGGGTTCCAAGACCACGTAGATCCCAT GGAAAAGTTGGACGTTGGACACGGGCATATCATCTAAAAGTTCCACCTCCTCCACTGCCTCCACAACCTCCTCGAGGAGGCCCACGCCAGAGATTTCTTCCAACCCCCCGTGGTGTTAATATGATTGTATGGAGTCTGGATAACCGCTTTGTTCTTGCAGCTATCATGG ATTGCAGAATATGTGTTTGGAATGCTGTTGATGGTAGCTTAGTTCACTCTTTGACGGGTCACACTGAATCT TCATATGTTTTGGATGTTCATCCTTTCAATCCCCGGATAGCTATGAGTGCTGGGTATGATGGACGAACTATTGTGTGGGAT ATTTGGGAGGGCACACCCATATGGACATATGAAATTGGACGTTTTAAGTTGGTTGATGGGAAGTTTTCCCC GGATGGGACATCAATTGTACTTTCAGATGACGTTGGCCAAATATATTTGCTAAACACAGGTCAAGGCGAGTCCCAAAAAGATGCCAAATTGGACCAG TTTTTCCTTGGGGACTATCGCCCCCTTATTCGTGATTCTTCGGGAAATGTTCTTGATCAG GAGACACAGCTTCCTCCACATCGCAGGAATGCTCAAGATCCTCTTTGTGATTCAA GTATGATGCCATATCCAGAACCATATCAGAGTATGTTTCAGAAACGCAGACTTGGTGCATTGGGCATTGAGTGGCAGCCTTCATCAATAAAATATGCTGTTGGTCTAGATTTCGGTCCTGCTCAGGATGATCATATGCTGCCCTTGGTAGATTTGGAGAGAATAATTGAGCCACTACCAGAGTTTATAGATGCCATGTACTGGGAACCAGAAAATGAAGTCATAAGTGATGATACTGATTCAGAGTACAATGTTGCTGAGGAAAATTCCAGCGAAGGTGAGCATGGAAGTATAAGTGCCAGCTCTTCTAGTGATCCAGAGTGCAGTGCAGAAGACAGTGAGGTTGAACACAGTCATAAAGATAGCCTTCGCAGatcaagaaggaaaaaacacaAAGCTGAA GTTGAGTTAATGACTTCTTCTGGGAGGCGAGTCAAGAAAAGGAATTTGGATGAGTGTCATGGCACTATATCAGGGAGTAACAGAATGAAGAAATCAAGAAGTAGTCGGAAAGTTTCAAAGAGGAAGTCTTCTAAAGCTAAGATTATGAGACCCCAGCGAGTTGCTGCACTCAATGCCCTGAATATGTTTTCTCAAATCACTGGAACATCAtcagatgaagaagatgaaaatgaGTCAGAAAATGATTCATCAGATAGTGAGTTAGTGCTCCAGGATTCAGACATCCAAAGCAATGAGTCTGATGCAAACTTGCAGAATATGCAACAGAAATGTACTAAAGAGGAACATTCATCATTGGATGAGTTAACTGATGTAGCCAAGCTTCCAGCATCTTCTGAATCTCAATCAATTGTTGGAAACAAGCGAAGATTGGTCCTAAAGTTTTCACTTCGTGATTCTAAGAAGCATGTGTCTCCAGAAGACACAAGATTAAAATGTGACAATGATGCTGGTTTGGTTAATCCATTCTCTAGATCTCAAGAAGCCACTCAAGAAGACAGGACAGATCAAAGCTCCATAGATCCAATGTCATCTTTCACTGATATAATTGATGTGGAGCTTTCCCAGACCAGAAATGATTGCATGGATAGAGTGCAACATGGAAAGGCTGAAGATCATTTGGAGGCATACACAGGTGATGAGGAGAATACGAAGAGGTGGGGAGATGTCATGCCCAGAGATGCATCCACTGAACTGAATGCAAATTTTGATGTCCAAAAGGAAAACAATACTGAAGTTAATGG GGATGAGAAACGGTTTGGAAGCGGTTCACAGAATCTGGGCGCTGCGAGAAATAAAGATCATGCTTATCCTGATGGTGCACTCATATCTGAGTCATTATTTGAGTCATTACTTCCAGGTGATCGCCAACCAAAAGCTGATGCTTCTGCGGCCTCATTTAATGGAAATTTCAACACAGACGAACCAAAAGAAGATGCTCCCCTTAGGTCAACAAAGTTAATAATTAAGACAAAGAAAAGGATAGTGATGGATCCCAAAACTCCTTCCAAACTGAAATTTGTTAGTGCTGTGGAAGACCAGTCAAGTGCTAGAGGTGTTTTAAAACCAGAAAGTCAACTGTACAGGGATCCCAATCTAGTTTTGAAAGTACCAGAACAGGTTGAAGCTACTGGTAGATTACGGCATTCATATTCAGACATTACGATGTCTGATGCTGCTTATGGAGATGAAAATACAGCTGTTAATGACCATCATGATTTGGAAACTGATGTCATTGAAACTTCTACTGATGCAATACGTAGAACAAGATCCATGAAGATGAAAGCAACTTCCCGGGAGCCAAATGCTGTGAACCGTAACTTTAAGGTGCGAAGGGGCCACACATCAGAGGGCACATCTAGAAATGCAGAAAACCTCTCCTTGGAATTTTCTGGCCAACTTCTTCAAAGATCTAGATCTACAAGATATCAACGTGGTGGATATAATGATAATGAACCAAGTTTTTCCACTCGAAGAAAACCAAATTATTCTGTCAGGAAATTATCGTGGCTTATGTTGTCAGAACATGAGGAGGGCTACCGTTATATTCCTCAGCTAGGCGATGAAGTTGTATATTTGAGACAG GGCCATGAAGAGTTTCTAGAATCAAGTGACCCACGGGAAGTAGGTAATTTGAGATCAAGAAATAGAAATTTGAGTGCTGTGGAAATTTGCAGGGTTGAAGCCCTTGATTATGGCTCACAACCAGGTTCTGGGGAAAGCTGCTGTAAAATCAAACTTAGATTTGTTGATCGCTCTTCTGTTGGGTTTGATAAAACATTCAAATTGGTTCTTCCTGAACTGATTGATTTCCctgattttgttgttgagaaaacGCGGTATGATGCTGCTATTGGGAGGAATTGGACTCATAGGGACAAATGCCTAGTTTGGTGGAGAAATCCAAATGGGGAAGGTGGTAAATGGTGGGAAGGTCGAATTACTTTTTCGAAGGCCAAATCTGAAGAGTTTCCTGACAGTCCTTGGGAAAGACATGCTGTTTGCTACAGGAGTGATTCTGGAGGTAACCATCTACACTGTCCATGGGAACTGCACGATCCTGACAATTCATGGGAGCACCCCCATATTGATGACAACATAAGAGATAAGCTCCTGTATTATTTTGCTAAATTGGAGCAGGCAGGAAATAAG GACTCTTACGGAATTGCAAAATTGAATCAAGCTGCTCTGAAGTCAGAATTCTGTAACAG GTTTCCAGTTCCGTTGTACCCCGAACTCATTTGCTCGAGGTTAAAGAATGACTACTATCGGAGCTTGGAAGCTGTGAAACATGATATAAGAGTGATGCTGTCCAATGCCGAGTCTTACTTCCCAAATTCTGAGCAGGTTAGGTTGAAGCGCCTGTCAGATTATTTTGACAGGAAATTGTCAAAGTTGTAG
- the LOC142611701 gene encoding uncharacterized protein LOC142611701 isoform X2: METKQVKPLQAYLRWPHMQADEVRGLSLREIGGGFTKHHRAPSIRSACYAIAKPSTLVQRMQNKMKLRGHRNAVYCAIFDRSGRYVITGSDDRLVKIWSMDTAFCLASCRGHEGDITDLAVSSNNALVASASNDFVIRVWRLPDGMPISVLRGHTGAVTAIVFSPRPSAIYQLLSSSDDGTCRIWDARYSNLKPRVYMPKPSDILNGKSNGLSSNGPSSSNGPQSHQILCCAYNANGTVFVTGSSDTFARVWSAFKCTQEDLDQPVPELDVLSGHENDVNYVQFSGCAVASKSSMADSLKEENIPKFKNSWFCHDNIVTCSRDGSAIIWVPRPRRSHGKVGRWTRAYHLKVPPPPLPPQPPRGGPRQRFLPTPRGVNMIVWSLDNRFVLAAIMDCRICVWNAVDGSLVHSLTGHTESSYVLDVHPFNPRIAMSAGYDGRTIVWDIWEGTPIWTYEIGRFKLVDGKFSPDGTSIVLSDDVGQIYLLNTGQGESQKDAKLDQFFLGDYRPLIRDSSGNVLDQETQLPPHRRNAQDPLCDSSMMPYPEPYQSMFQKRRLGALGIEWQPSSIKYAVGLDFGPAQDDHMLPLVDLERIIEPLPEFIDAMYWEPENEVISDDTDSEYNVAEENSSEGEHGSISASSSSDPECSAEDSEVEHSHKDSLRRSRRKKHKAEVELMTSSGRRVKKRNLDECHGTISGSNRMKKSRSSRKVSKRKSSKAKIMRPQRVAALNALNMFSQITGTSSDEEDENESENDSSDSELVLQDSDIQSNESDANLQNMQQKCTKEEHSSLDELTDVAKLPASSESQSIVGNKRRLVLKFSLRDSKKHVSPEDTRLKCDNDAGLVNPFSRSQEATQEDRTDQSSIDPMSSFTDIIDVELSQTRNDCMDRVQHGKAEDHLEAYTGDEENTKRWGDVMPRDASTELNANFDVQKENNTEVNGDEKRFGSGSQNLGAARNKDHAYPDGALISESLFESLLPGDRQPKADASAASFNGNFNTDEPKEDAPLRSTKLIIKTKKRIVMDPKTPSKLKFVSAVEDQSSARGVLKPESQLYRDPNLVLKVPEQVEATGRLRHSYSDITMSDAAYGDENTAVNDHHDLETDVIETSTDAIRRTRSMKMKATSREPNAVNRNFKVRRGHTSEGTSRNAENLSLEFSGQLLQRSRSTRYQRGGYNDNEPSFSTRRKPNYSVRKLSWLMLSEHEEGYRYIPQLGDEVVYLRQGHEEFLESSDPREVGNLRSRNRNLSAVEICRVEALDYGSQPGSGESCCKIKLRFVDRSSVGFDKTFKLVLPELIDFPDFVVEKTRYDAAIGRNWTHRDKCLVWWRNPNGEGGKWWEGRITFSKAKSEEFPDSPWERHAVCYRSDSGGNHLHCPWELHDPDNSWEHPHIDDNIRDKLLYYFAKLEQAGNKDSYGIAKLNQAALKSEFCNRFPVPLYPELICSRLKNDYYRSLEAVKHDIRVMLSNAESYFPNSEQVRLKRLSDYFDRKLSKL; encoded by the exons ATGGAAACCAAGCAAGTTAAGCCTTTGCAAGCTTACCTACGATGGCCACACATGCAGGCTGATGAAGTTCGTGGGCTAAGTTTAAGGGAAATTGGAGGAGGATTCACCAAGCATCATCGTGCTCCATCTATTCGCTCTGCATGTTATGCAATTGCTAAACCATCAACCCTGGTGCAAAGGATGCAAAATAAGATGAAGCTAAGGGGGCATCGTAATGCTGTCTATTGTG CCATTTTTGATAGGTCAGGACGATATGTAATCACTGGTTCTGATGATCGTCTTGTCAAGATTTGGTCAATGGATACAGCATTTTGCTTGGCTAGCTGTCGTGGACATGAA GGTGACATTACTGACTTGGCTGTAAGTTCAAACAACGCTTTAGTGGCATCTGCTTCAAATGACTTTGTTATTCGAGTT TGGCGTTTGCCAGATGGAATGCCGATTTCAGTTTTGAGGGGGCATACTGGAGCTGTTACTGCTATTGTATTTAGTCCCAGGCCAAGTGCCATATACCAGCTTTTATC gtCATCGGATGATGGGACTTGTCGAATCTGGGATGCTCGGTATTCCAACCTCAAGCCACGAGTATACATGCCGAAACCTTCAGACATTTTAAATG GGAAGAGCAATGGTCTGTCGAGCAATGGACCCTCCTCAAGTAATGGTCCACAGAGCCATCAGATACTTTGTTGTGCTTACAATGCCAATGGAACTGTTTTTGTTACTGGTAGCTCTGACACTTTTGCAAGG GTTTGGAGTGCTTTTAAATGTACCCAAGAGGACCTGGATCAACCAGTACCTGAGTTGGATGTGTTGTCTGGCCATGAGAATGATGTCAATTATGTGCAATTCAG TGGTTGTGCCGTTGCCTCAAAATCTTCAATGGCCGACTCTTTGAAGGAGGAGAATATTCCAAAGTTCAAAAATTCCTG GTTTTGTCATGACAACATAGTTACCTGTTCTCGTGACGGCAGTGCAATTATTTGGGTTCCAAGACCACGTAGATCCCAT GGAAAAGTTGGACGTTGGACACGGGCATATCATCTAAAAGTTCCACCTCCTCCACTGCCTCCACAACCTCCTCGAGGAGGCCCACGCCAGAGATTTCTTCCAACCCCCCGTGGTGTTAATATGATTGTATGGAGTCTGGATAACCGCTTTGTTCTTGCAGCTATCATGG ATTGCAGAATATGTGTTTGGAATGCTGTTGATGGTAGCTTAGTTCACTCTTTGACGGGTCACACTGAATCT TCATATGTTTTGGATGTTCATCCTTTCAATCCCCGGATAGCTATGAGTGCTGGGTATGATGGACGAACTATTGTGTGGGAT ATTTGGGAGGGCACACCCATATGGACATATGAAATTGGACGTTTTAAGTTGGTTGATGGGAAGTTTTCCCC GGATGGGACATCAATTGTACTTTCAGATGACGTTGGCCAAATATATTTGCTAAACACAGGTCAAGGCGAGTCCCAAAAAGATGCCAAATTGGACCAG TTTTTCCTTGGGGACTATCGCCCCCTTATTCGTGATTCTTCGGGAAATGTTCTTGATCAG GAGACACAGCTTCCTCCACATCGCAGGAATGCTCAAGATCCTCTTTGTGATTCAA GTATGATGCCATATCCAGAACCATATCAGAGTATGTTTCAGAAACGCAGACTTGGTGCATTGGGCATTGAGTGGCAGCCTTCATCAATAAAATATGCTGTTGGTCTAGATTTCGGTCCTGCTCAGGATGATCATATGCTGCCCTTGGTAGATTTGGAGAGAATAATTGAGCCACTACCAGAGTTTATAGATGCCATGTACTGGGAACCAGAAAATGAAGTCATAAGTGATGATACTGATTCAGAGTACAATGTTGCTGAGGAAAATTCCAGCGAAGGTGAGCATGGAAGTATAAGTGCCAGCTCTTCTAGTGATCCAGAGTGCAGTGCAGAAGACAGTGAGGTTGAACACAGTCATAAAGATAGCCTTCGCAGatcaagaaggaaaaaacacaAAGCTGAA GTTGAGTTAATGACTTCTTCTGGGAGGCGAGTCAAGAAAAGGAATTTGGATGAGTGTCATGGCACTATATCAGGGAGTAACAGAATGAAGAAATCAAGAAGTAGTCGGAAAGTTTCAAAGAGGAAGTCTTCTAAAGCTAAGATTATGAGACCCCAGCGAGTTGCTGCACTCAATGCCCTGAATATGTTTTCTCAAATCACTGGAACATCAtcagatgaagaagatgaaaatgaGTCAGAAAATGATTCATCAGATAGTGAGTTAGTGCTCCAGGATTCAGACATCCAAAGCAATGAGTCTGATGCAAACTTGCAGAATATGCAACAGAAATGTACTAAAGAGGAACATTCATCATTGGATGAGTTAACTGATGTAGCCAAGCTTCCAGCATCTTCTGAATCTCAATCAATTGTTGGAAACAAGCGAAGATTGGTCCTAAAGTTTTCACTTCGTGATTCTAAGAAGCATGTGTCTCCAGAAGACACAAGATTAAAATGTGACAATGATGCTGGTTTGGTTAATCCATTCTCTAGATCTCAAGAAGCCACTCAAGAAGACAGGACAGATCAAAGCTCCATAGATCCAATGTCATCTTTCACTGATATAATTGATGTGGAGCTTTCCCAGACCAGAAATGATTGCATGGATAGAGTGCAACATGGAAAGGCTGAAGATCATTTGGAGGCATACACAGGTGATGAGGAGAATACGAAGAGGTGGGGAGATGTCATGCCCAGAGATGCATCCACTGAACTGAATGCAAATTTTGATGTCCAAAAGGAAAACAATACTGAAGTTAATGG GGATGAGAAACGGTTTGGAAGCGGTTCACAGAATCTGGGCGCTGCGAGAAATAAAGATCATGCTTATCCTGATGGTGCACTCATATCTGAGTCATTATTTGAGTCATTACTTCCAGGTGATCGCCAACCAAAAGCTGATGCTTCTGCGGCCTCATTTAATGGAAATTTCAACACAGACGAACCAAAAGAAGATGCTCCCCTTAGGTCAACAAAGTTAATAATTAAGACAAAGAAAAGGATAGTGATGGATCCCAAAACTCCTTCCAAACTGAAATTTGTTAGTGCTGTGGAAGACCAGTCAAGTGCTAGAGGTGTTTTAAAACCAGAAAGTCAACTGTACAGGGATCCCAATCTAGTTTTGAAAGTACCAGAACAGGTTGAAGCTACTGGTAGATTACGGCATTCATATTCAGACATTACGATGTCTGATGCTGCTTATGGAGATGAAAATACAGCTGTTAATGACCATCATGATTTGGAAACTGATGTCATTGAAACTTCTACTGATGCAATACGTAGAACAAGATCCATGAAGATGAAAGCAACTTCCCGGGAGCCAAATGCTGTGAACCGTAACTTTAAGGTGCGAAGGGGCCACACATCAGAGGGCACATCTAGAAATGCAGAAAACCTCTCCTTGGAATTTTCTGGCCAACTTCTTCAAAGATCTAGATCTACAAGATATCAACGTGGTGGATATAATGATAATGAACCAAGTTTTTCCACTCGAAGAAAACCAAATTATTCTGTCAGGAAATTATCGTGGCTTATGTTGTCAGAACATGAGGAGGGCTACCGTTATATTCCTCAGCTAGGCGATGAAGTTGTATATTTGAGACAG GGCCATGAAGAGTTTCTAGAATCAAGTGACCCACGGGAAGTAGGTAATTTGAGATCAAGAAATAGAAATTTGAGTGCTGTGGAAATTTGCAGGGTTGAAGCCCTTGATTATGGCTCACAACCAGGTTCTGGGGAAAGCTGCTGTAAAATCAAACTTAGATTTGTTGATCGCTCTTCTGTTGGGTTTGATAAAACATTCAAATTGGTTCTTCCTGAACTGATTGATTTCCctgattttgttgttgagaaaacGCGGTATGATGCTGCTATTGGGAGGAATTGGACTCATAGGGACAAATGCCTAGTTTGGTGGAGAAATCCAAATGGGGAAGGTGGTAAATGGTGGGAAGGTCGAATTACTTTTTCGAAGGCCAAATCTGAAGAGTTTCCTGACAGTCCTTGGGAAAGACATGCTGTTTGCTACAGGAGTGATTCTGGAGGTAACCATCTACACTGTCCATGGGAACTGCACGATCCTGACAATTCATGGGAGCACCCCCATATTGATGACAACATAAGAGATAAGCTCCTGTATTATTTTGCTAAATTGGAGCAGGCAGGAAATAAG GACTCTTACGGAATTGCAAAATTGAATCAAGCTGCTCTGAAGTCAGAATTCTGTAACAG GTTTCCAGTTCCGTTGTACCCCGAACTCATTTGCTCGAGGTTAAAGAATGACTACTATCGGAGCTTGGAAGCTGTGAAACATGATATAAGAGTGATGCTGTCCAATGCCGAGTCTTACTTCCCAAATTCTGAGCAGGTTAGGTTGAAGCGCCTGTCAGATTATTTTGACAGGAAATTGTCAAAGTTGTAG